In a genomic window of Brucella anthropi ATCC 49188:
- a CDS encoding DUF2958 domain-containing protein, giving the protein MILLTGTQRDRLLANGCQRGGDHIPVVKFFNPFGAGVWLATELDQGGDIMFGLADIGYPELGSWSLEELRGVRLPFGMGIERDLLFTGDFPISVWAEAAWETGSIQAAERALYRAGAAFTRTSTDTESRES; this is encoded by the coding sequence TTCTGGCCAATGGATGCCAGCGCGGCGGGGATCACATCCCCGTCGTGAAATTCTTCAACCCCTTCGGCGCGGGCGTCTGGCTCGCCACCGAGCTGGATCAGGGCGGCGACATCATGTTCGGCCTGGCCGATATCGGCTACCCCGAACTCGGCTCGTGGAGCCTGGAAGAGCTGCGTGGGGTCCGGTTGCCCTTCGGCATGGGGATCGAGCGGGATCTGCTCTTCACCGGGGATTTCCCGATCTCGGTCTGGGCGGAGGCTGCGTGGGAAACCGGCAGCATCCAGGCGGCGGAACGAGCCCTCTACCGCGCCGGTGCGGCATTCACCCGCACATCCACAGATACGGAAAGCCGGGAATCCTGA
- a CDS encoding ParB/RepB/Spo0J family partition protein: MAKAARKKPVAPMIVFSRARDIPFNRIRLSDSNVREADVEAGLDELTHDIDRREDLVQGLNVRAILDADGVETGDFETPAGGRRYRSIARLVEAGRFPADGLVPCIVKKADAKTSAVDDSLAENLLRLALHPLDQFKAFKRMFDMGMSKEEIADAWRTTPRYIMQRLRLATVAPALHDAYARNEMTLAMLEAFTVNPDHERQQQVWERISTSWQKEPWHIRSLLTETTVPAADKRARFIGIDAYEAAGGPVLRDLFSDENGGWLQDVTLLDRLVDDKLRTVADEIAGQGWKWIDAAVELPYGYANGLRRLVGVTQELTDEERTAREALRDEYDELEAQYAEADDLPDEIDQRLGEIEAELEGFENRPVTFAPEDIARAGVFVSIDRDGELIVSPGYVRPEDEQPESVDGEDAGEGADPSDPDAVQRAVITVGGEPVPDGDEEEDDAVKPLPERLVTDLTAWRTLALRNALAENPRVAMTALLHKLVLDTFERTATSGTSLYAAVRHIYLPTDATGLADSAAAKMIDERADAWRGDIPAGDDDRLWDWIDGLDDASRLALLAHCVSFGVNALYERPNPYSGNGISQHGLDRRMAEAERLAQATGLDLVEAGWRPTVENYLGRVTKTRIIEAVREGAGDRAADLIAHLKKGDMAKEAERLLADTGWLPEPLRPAIEAQAVDGATDQDEDSVALPDFLAGGHEDTAEAADDPEALVAAE; this comes from the coding sequence ATGGCCAAAGCTGCCAGGAAGAAGCCCGTCGCCCCGATGATCGTCTTTTCACGGGCGCGCGACATTCCGTTCAACCGGATCAGGCTGTCGGACAGCAATGTTCGCGAGGCTGACGTCGAGGCGGGTCTGGACGAACTTACCCATGACATCGACCGGCGCGAGGATCTCGTGCAGGGCCTCAACGTTCGCGCCATCCTCGACGCGGACGGCGTTGAGACCGGCGATTTCGAGACCCCGGCCGGCGGCCGCCGCTACAGGTCCATCGCGCGCCTCGTCGAAGCCGGTCGCTTCCCGGCCGATGGCCTCGTCCCCTGCATCGTCAAGAAGGCCGATGCCAAGACCTCGGCAGTCGACGACTCGCTGGCCGAGAACCTGCTGCGCCTCGCCCTGCATCCGCTCGACCAGTTCAAGGCGTTCAAGCGGATGTTCGACATGGGCATGTCGAAGGAGGAGATCGCCGACGCCTGGCGGACCACGCCGCGCTACATCATGCAGCGCCTTCGTCTCGCGACGGTCGCGCCGGCGCTGCACGACGCCTATGCGCGGAATGAGATGACGCTGGCGATGCTGGAAGCCTTCACCGTCAATCCCGACCACGAGCGCCAGCAGCAGGTCTGGGAGCGGATCAGCACGTCGTGGCAGAAAGAGCCCTGGCACATCCGCAGCCTGCTGACCGAGACCACGGTTCCGGCTGCCGACAAGCGCGCCCGCTTCATCGGCATCGACGCCTATGAGGCGGCGGGCGGCCCGGTGCTGCGCGATCTCTTCTCCGACGAGAACGGCGGTTGGTTGCAGGACGTCACGCTGCTCGACCGCCTGGTTGACGATAAGCTGCGCACTGTCGCCGACGAGATCGCCGGACAGGGCTGGAAGTGGATCGACGCGGCAGTCGAACTTCCCTACGGCTACGCCAACGGCCTGCGCAGGCTGGTCGGTGTGACCCAGGAGCTGACCGACGAGGAGCGCACCGCCCGCGAGGCGCTGCGCGACGAGTATGACGAACTCGAAGCGCAGTATGCAGAAGCCGACGACCTGCCCGATGAGATCGACCAGCGGCTCGGGGAGATCGAAGCCGAGTTGGAAGGCTTCGAGAACCGGCCCGTCACCTTCGCGCCGGAAGACATCGCCCGTGCCGGTGTTTTCGTCAGCATCGACCGCGATGGCGAGTTGATCGTCAGTCCCGGTTATGTCCGCCCCGAGGACGAACAACCCGAGAGCGTCGATGGTGAGGATGCGGGCGAAGGTGCCGACCCGTCCGATCCCGATGCGGTGCAGCGCGCGGTTATCACCGTCGGCGGCGAGCCGGTCCCGGACGGCGATGAAGAGGAGGACGATGCCGTCAAGCCGCTGCCCGAGCGGCTGGTGACCGACCTGACCGCCTGGCGGACGCTGGCGTTGCGCAATGCGCTTGCCGAGAATCCGCGCGTCGCCATGACGGCGCTGCTGCACAAGCTGGTTCTCGATACTTTCGAGCGCACCGCCACCTCGGGAACCAGCCTCTATGCCGCCGTGCGTCACATCTATCTTCCCACGGATGCGACCGGGCTCGCTGACAGCGCCGCCGCGAAGATGATCGACGAGCGCGCGGACGCCTGGCGGGGCGACATCCCCGCTGGCGATGACGACCGGCTCTGGGACTGGATCGACGGTCTCGACGATGCCAGCCGCCTGGCGCTGCTCGCCCATTGCGTCAGTTTCGGGGTCAACGCGCTTTACGAGCGGCCCAACCCCTATTCGGGGAATGGCATCTCGCAGCACGGTCTCGACCGCCGCATGGCCGAGGCCGAACGGCTGGCACAGGCCACCGGCCTCGATCTCGTCGAAGCGGGCTGGAGGCCCACGGTCGAGAACTACCTGGGTCGCGTGACCAAGACCCGCATCATCGAGGCGGTGCGCGAGGGCGCCGGCGATCGCGCGGCCGATCTCATCGCGCATCTCAAGAAGGGCGATATGGCGAAGGAGGCCGAACGGCTCCTGGCCGATACCGGCTGGCTGCCGGAGCCGCTGCGCCCCGCCATCGAGGCGCAGGCCGTGGATGGCGCGACCGATCAGGACGAGGACAGCGTGGCGCTGCCCGACTTCCTCGCCGGTGGCCATGAGGACACGGCCGAGGCCGCCGACGATCCAGAGGCCCTCGTCGCCGCCGAGTGA
- a CDS encoding DUF6117 family protein, producing the protein MAIPDPVRTNFDTLLRAADDGNLALMECLDAATRETRYVLCAVGRDGGDYVFTPFGHLASGNPYDAYLPPDPDDPAGFVEKAEDGGAS; encoded by the coding sequence ATGGCCATTCCCGATCCCGTTCGAACGAACTTCGACACTCTGCTTCGTGCTGCCGATGACGGCAATCTCGCCCTTATGGAATGCCTCGACGCCGCGACCCGTGAGACACGCTATGTCCTGTGCGCGGTCGGCCGCGACGGGGGTGATTACGTCTTCACGCCGTTCGGCCATCTCGCAAGCGGCAACCCCTATGACGCCTATCTGCCGCCGGATCCCGACGATCCTGCCGGCTTTGTCGAGAAGGCCGAAGATGGGGGCGCATCATGA
- a CDS encoding MerR family transcriptional regulator, protein MRDHAGVKGLKRAELAQRTGCNLETVRYYEKVGLLPEPPRTASGYRSYDSTHERRLRFVLRARELGFSLDEVRELLRLVDERDQPCAEASAVAAAHLDDVREKIADLKRMERVLKDVVAQCTEGNRRECPLIETLFREPASSAKCQ, encoded by the coding sequence ATGCGCGATCACGCTGGCGTGAAAGGCCTCAAGCGCGCCGAACTCGCACAGCGCACAGGGTGCAATCTGGAGACGGTCCGCTATTACGAGAAGGTCGGCCTCCTGCCGGAGCCGCCGCGCACGGCGAGCGGCTATCGCAGCTACGACAGCACCCACGAGCGACGGCTTCGCTTCGTCTTGCGGGCGCGCGAGCTCGGCTTCTCCCTCGATGAAGTCCGTGAACTGCTGCGCCTCGTCGACGAGCGCGACCAGCCCTGCGCCGAGGCAAGCGCCGTTGCCGCCGCGCATCTCGACGACGTGCGTGAAAAGATCGCCGACCTGAAACGCATGGAGCGAGTGCTGAAGGACGTGGTGGCCCAATGCACAGAAGGCAATCGGCGGGAATGTCCGCTGATCGAGACGCTGTTCCGGGAGCCGGCGAGCTCAGCGAAATGCCAGTGA
- a CDS encoding mercuric transporter MerT family protein — translation MNASRHGPADVAPTAANLTTPERSEAGRQRLVAVGGILGAIAASSCCIIPLVLFSLGIGGAWIGNLTALAPYKPLFVAATAGMLGYGFYLVYWKPRQACADGAACTRAVPSRLVQIALWFATVLVAAAFAFDYVAPLLLSA, via the coding sequence ATGAATGCATCCCGACACGGACCAGCAGACGTTGCACCGACTGCGGCAAACCTGACGACGCCAGAGCGAAGCGAGGCCGGGCGACAGCGCCTGGTCGCCGTCGGCGGCATACTCGGCGCCATCGCCGCCTCGTCCTGTTGCATCATTCCGCTCGTCCTGTTCAGCCTCGGCATCGGCGGCGCCTGGATCGGCAATCTGACGGCGCTTGCGCCCTACAAGCCACTGTTTGTCGCCGCAACGGCGGGCATGCTCGGCTACGGCTTCTACCTTGTCTACTGGAAGCCGCGACAGGCCTGTGCCGATGGGGCTGCCTGCACGCGCGCCGTCCCCAGCCGCCTCGTTCAGATCGCGCTCTGGTTCGCGACCGTACTCGTCGCCGCTGCTTTCGCCTTCGACTACGTCGCGCCGCTGCTGCTTTCCGCCTGA
- a CDS encoding heavy-metal-associated domain-containing protein gives MRKSLSAFTLIASVMTAPAAFAAERTVTFAVDNMTCASCPYIVKTTMAAIPGVAKVTVSFEAKSATVTFDDAKTSTDAIAAASMNAGYPAHPTQQGS, from the coding sequence ATGAGGAAGAGTTTGAGCGCTTTCACTTTGATCGCGTCGGTGATGACTGCGCCTGCCGCCTTCGCCGCCGAACGCACTGTGACGTTTGCCGTCGACAACATGACCTGCGCCTCGTGCCCCTACATCGTGAAGACCACGATGGCGGCAATCCCCGGTGTCGCGAAGGTGACCGTCTCCTTCGAGGCGAAGTCCGCGACCGTGACCTTCGACGACGCTAAGACGAGCACCGATGCCATCGCAGCCGCCAGCATGAATGCTGGTTATCCGGCCCACCCGACGCAGCAAGGCAGCTAG
- the merBA gene encoding bifunctional organomercurial lyase/mercury(II) reductase MerBA has product MNDCCATSSRDNPAVSQPATLASFAVRPGVTFPDWSAVTSPVVKNALQAMVGSDHVLNRWSGYDPATDRVRVALLRLYADHGGAPTISALAERTKLSEMVIRPLLDELRRRDLVVLDGELIVGAYPFSDHNTGHRVTLDGRTLNAMCAVDALGIGAMTDRDTAIASPCGHCGALIRITTQDRGRALADVEPQSAVMWQSVRYEGGCAASSLCATTAFFCSDEHLSAWRDERSTDEPGFRLSIEEGLEAGRALFGPSLAGLDVASKSLVVANRPLRTNGRNGGAYDLVVIGAGSAGFSASITAADQGAQVALIGSGTIGGTCVNVGCVPSKTLIRAAETLHNARVAARFAGITAEAELTDWRGTVRQKDTLVSGLRQAKYADLLPAYNGIAYRDGPARLLDGGVEVDGARIAAGKIIIATGARPAVPAIPGLETVPYLTSTTALDLEELPRSLLVIGGGYIGAELAQMFARAGVKVTLVCRSRLLPEAEPEIGAALTGYFEDEGITVISGIAYRAIRKTEGRASLTVTRDGHDVQIDADQVLITTGRTPNIEGLGLAEHGITVSAKGGIVVDDRMRTTKAGVYAAGDVTGRDQFVYMAAYGAKLAAKNALNGDSLRYDNSAMPAIVFTDPQVASVGLTEAAARAAGHEIRVSTIGLDQVPRALAARDTRGLIKLVADAAGGRLLGAHILAPEGADSIQTAALAIRQGLTVDDLADTIFPYLTTVEGLKLAALSFGKDIAKLSCCAG; this is encoded by the coding sequence ATGAACGATTGCTGTGCAACCTCCTCCCGGGACAACCCGGCCGTTTCTCAGCCCGCGACACTGGCGAGCTTTGCCGTTCGACCGGGCGTAACGTTTCCGGATTGGTCGGCGGTCACGTCGCCTGTGGTCAAGAACGCTCTGCAGGCGATGGTCGGGTCCGACCACGTGCTCAATCGCTGGAGCGGTTACGATCCCGCCACCGACAGGGTGCGTGTTGCGTTGCTCCGACTCTACGCCGACCACGGGGGTGCCCCGACCATAAGCGCGCTTGCGGAGCGTACAAAACTCAGTGAGATGGTCATCCGGCCACTGCTCGACGAGCTCCGCCGGCGCGACCTCGTCGTTCTCGATGGCGAGCTGATCGTCGGCGCCTATCCGTTCAGCGATCATAACACCGGCCATCGGGTCACTCTGGACGGACGCACGCTGAATGCAATGTGCGCGGTCGACGCGCTGGGCATCGGTGCCATGACCGATCGCGACACCGCGATCGCCTCGCCCTGCGGCCATTGCGGCGCACTGATCCGGATCACCACGCAGGACCGAGGGCGGGCACTCGCCGACGTCGAGCCACAGTCGGCCGTCATGTGGCAGAGCGTCCGTTATGAAGGCGGCTGCGCCGCGAGCTCGCTCTGCGCGACGACCGCTTTTTTCTGCTCGGACGAGCATCTTTCCGCCTGGCGCGACGAACGTTCCACCGACGAGCCAGGTTTCCGGCTGTCGATCGAGGAAGGACTGGAAGCCGGCCGTGCTCTGTTCGGGCCGAGCCTCGCTGGTCTCGATGTGGCGTCGAAGAGCCTGGTGGTCGCCAACCGACCCTTGCGCACAAACGGTCGCAATGGAGGCGCTTACGATCTCGTCGTCATCGGCGCCGGCTCGGCCGGCTTCTCGGCCTCGATCACGGCCGCCGATCAGGGCGCACAGGTGGCGCTCATCGGCAGTGGCACCATCGGCGGCACCTGCGTCAATGTCGGCTGCGTGCCGTCGAAGACCCTGATCCGCGCGGCCGAGACGCTTCATAACGCTCGCGTGGCGGCACGTTTTGCCGGCATTACTGCTGAAGCCGAACTGACAGACTGGCGCGGAACCGTTCGTCAGAAGGACACGCTCGTGTCTGGGCTGCGCCAGGCCAAATACGCGGACCTGCTCCCCGCGTACAATGGTATCGCCTATCGCGACGGGCCGGCTCGCCTCCTCGACGGCGGTGTCGAAGTTGACGGCGCGCGTATTGCCGCTGGCAAGATCATTATCGCAACCGGCGCGCGGCCGGCAGTTCCTGCTATTCCTGGCCTCGAGACCGTACCGTATCTCACCAGTACGACGGCGCTCGACCTCGAGGAACTGCCGCGATCGCTGCTGGTGATCGGCGGCGGTTATATCGGCGCGGAGCTCGCCCAGATGTTCGCCCGTGCCGGCGTCAAGGTGACCCTCGTCTGCCGGTCCCGACTGCTCCCCGAGGCCGAGCCCGAGATCGGCGCGGCGCTCACGGGGTATTTCGAGGATGAAGGCATCACCGTTATCTCCGGCATCGCTTACCGCGCGATCCGCAAAACCGAGGGCCGAGCGTCACTGACCGTCACGCGTGACGGTCACGATGTCCAGATCGACGCCGATCAGGTGCTGATCACCACGGGCCGCACGCCCAACATCGAAGGCCTTGGGCTGGCCGAGCACGGGATCACCGTCTCGGCGAAGGGCGGCATCGTGGTCGACGACCGCATGCGCACGACCAAGGCTGGCGTCTATGCCGCCGGCGACGTCACCGGCCGCGACCAGTTCGTCTACATGGCCGCCTATGGCGCCAAGCTCGCCGCCAAGAACGCCCTCAATGGCGACAGCCTGCGCTACGATAACAGCGCCATGCCCGCTATCGTCTTCACCGATCCGCAGGTCGCAAGCGTAGGTCTCACCGAGGCGGCGGCGCGTGCGGCCGGGCATGAGATCCGCGTTTCGACGATCGGTCTCGATCAGGTGCCGCGCGCACTCGCCGCCCGCGACACTCGTGGGCTTATCAAGCTCGTGGCCGATGCTGCTGGCGGTCGTTTGCTCGGCGCCCACATCCTCGCGCCGGAAGGTGCCGACAGCATTCAGACCGCGGCTCTCGCGATCCGCCAGGGTCTCACCGTCGATGACCTCGCGGACACGATCTTTCCTTACCTCACCACGGTCGAGGGGCTGAAGCTCGCAGCACTTTCGTTCGGCAAGGACATCGCCAAACTCTCCTGCTGCGCCGGGTGA
- a CDS encoding tyrosine-type recombinase/integrase, giving the protein MPQLFFTDLSTLRQSVTVDGVVHRLSVDEVAAAEKLNLVDGMPFILGDDDSYDHDLNRFFRACPTLGVRSPNSLRAYGWDILIWMRFLAERRDNRALWAADRHDVAAFHAARRLALPPARISAASWNRSVAALDKLYRWALEEGMIAKSPFTYRQSWRRTNGGGAIAVAANVATERGARTRDIRFLSLDRYLLFREIGLRGRLPDGSEDPTWQGRNSERNALFAELLVTTGLRLQEAASLLWIEFPRTEPVGALRSRSFRLAPAIAKGSKGREIRLPERVLKRLHEYAALERTNVLMRLSQPRNRSIEHPIRVVSHDRGRLLLEKDTVRASVDVLAPRERSRLVWAETSEPLCLWLAEGARPMPPAAWEVVFRRASVRCRRFGIDLDVTPHMMRHTFAVHMLSLLVREQIGWVLDERRSHIGAAYRRLIGDPLLKLQRLLGHSRIESTHIYLDCMEESQEMIDAAVEAWELRVNAGGPL; this is encoded by the coding sequence ATGCCCCAGCTCTTCTTCACGGATCTTTCGACGCTGCGGCAGTCTGTTACGGTTGATGGCGTCGTCCACAGGCTGTCGGTGGATGAAGTCGCAGCCGCCGAGAAGCTGAACCTCGTGGACGGCATGCCGTTCATTCTTGGCGATGACGACAGCTACGATCACGACCTGAACCGGTTCTTTCGAGCTTGCCCCACGTTGGGGGTTCGTTCGCCCAACAGCTTGCGCGCCTATGGTTGGGATATCCTGATCTGGATGCGCTTTCTTGCCGAGCGCCGAGACAACAGAGCCCTCTGGGCGGCTGATCGGCACGATGTCGCAGCCTTCCATGCGGCGCGACGTCTGGCGCTTCCTCCGGCGCGCATCTCGGCCGCGAGCTGGAACCGGTCGGTAGCAGCGCTCGACAAGCTTTACCGATGGGCTCTTGAAGAGGGAATGATCGCCAAATCGCCTTTCACCTATCGGCAATCATGGCGACGGACGAACGGCGGCGGGGCCATAGCGGTCGCTGCCAATGTTGCCACCGAGCGCGGCGCACGGACACGCGATATCCGGTTCCTTTCCCTGGATCGGTATCTCCTGTTTCGCGAGATCGGCTTGCGTGGTCGTCTTCCAGACGGGAGCGAGGATCCCACCTGGCAGGGCCGCAACAGCGAGCGCAATGCGTTGTTCGCCGAATTGCTCGTCACGACGGGCCTGCGGCTCCAGGAAGCGGCAAGTCTGCTCTGGATCGAGTTCCCGAGGACGGAGCCGGTCGGTGCATTGAGGAGCCGATCTTTCCGACTGGCGCCGGCCATTGCCAAGGGTAGCAAGGGGCGCGAGATCCGCTTGCCCGAGCGCGTGCTGAAGCGTCTGCATGAATACGCGGCGTTGGAACGGACCAATGTCCTCATGCGCCTTTCGCAACCGCGCAATAGGTCAATCGAACATCCGATCCGTGTCGTCAGCCACGATCGGGGAAGGCTCCTTCTGGAAAAGGACACAGTTCGAGCCAGTGTCGACGTGCTGGCGCCGCGCGAACGCAGCCGCTTGGTATGGGCGGAAACATCCGAACCATTGTGTCTTTGGCTGGCGGAAGGGGCGCGGCCCATGCCCCCGGCCGCTTGGGAGGTGGTCTTCCGGAGGGCAAGCGTACGGTGCAGGCGGTTCGGGATCGACCTCGACGTCACTCCGCACATGATGCGCCACACCTTTGCGGTTCATATGCTGTCGCTGCTCGTGCGTGAACAGATCGGATGGGTACTCGACGAACGCCGATCCCATATCGGCGCGGCGTACCGCCGCTTGATTGGCGATCCTCTTCTGAAGTTGCAGCGTTTGCTGGGCCATAGCCGCATCGAAAGCACTCACATCTACCTGGATTGCATGGAAGAAAGCCAGGAAATGATCGACGCTGCGGTCGAGGCCTGGGAACTGCGCGTTAATGCTGGTGGACCCCTGTGA
- a CDS encoding DUF6878 family protein, with translation MTDTDKPATPEFDMAASVARFFAERDERNRRAEAVRPDNKTALFDALAAAGITLVTVTFDGSGDSGQIEDITAQSDDRTVDLPQGEITIATVAWGTDKVTAISMGVEAAIEQLAYDFLSETHGGWENNDGAYGEFSFDVAARTITLDYNERYTATEFYSHEF, from the coding sequence ATGACCGATACCGACAAACCAGCCACGCCGGAATTCGACATGGCCGCCAGCGTCGCGCGCTTCTTCGCCGAGCGCGATGAGCGCAACCGTCGCGCTGAAGCGGTCCGTCCCGACAACAAGACGGCGCTGTTCGATGCGCTGGCCGCCGCAGGCATCACTCTCGTGACCGTCACCTTCGACGGTTCTGGCGACAGCGGCCAGATCGAGGACATCACCGCGCAATCGGACGACCGGACCGTGGACCTGCCGCAGGGCGAGATCACCATTGCCACGGTGGCATGGGGAACCGACAAGGTGACCGCAATCTCAATGGGCGTTGAGGCGGCCATCGAACAGCTCGCCTATGACTTCCTCTCGGAAACCCATGGCGGCTGGGAGAACAATGATGGCGCCTATGGCGAGTTCAGCTTCGATGTGGCGGCGCGCACCATCACGCTCGACTACAACGAGCGCTACACCGCCACCGAATTCTACAGTCACGAGTTCTGA
- a CDS encoding DUF6915 family protein codes for MAHPYHHALSSVKKWGGTVEDYLPIHSWFDASKEILADFRHRALRHHAEGIFMAETIFGATITLSTGRVIPARWVGEQHVREDLGRIPSFADWARAIHPAPWMGRTQRIEAEVDPHCVNGRLQEEV; via the coding sequence ATGGCACATCCCTATCATCATGCGCTCTCGTCGGTGAAGAAATGGGGCGGCACGGTCGAGGATTACTTGCCCATCCATAGCTGGTTCGATGCCAGCAAGGAGATCCTGGCCGATTTTCGTCATCGCGCGCTTCGCCACCATGCCGAGGGCATCTTCATGGCCGAGACCATTTTCGGGGCGACGATCACCCTGTCCACCGGCAGGGTGATCCCGGCCCGATGGGTCGGGGAGCAGCATGTCCGCGAGGATCTGGGCCGTATCCCGTCCTTCGCCGATTGGGCGCGGGCAATCCACCCGGCGCCTTGGATGGGGCGGACGCAGCGGATCGAGGCGGAGGTCGATCCGCATTGCGTCAATGGCCGACTTCAGGAAGAAGTCTGA
- a CDS encoding thermonuclease family protein, whose translation MLSHIVISVLLCTASCEPAEIRVWDGDSIRLGMGQQSEAVRIFNIDAPEMEGRCIHETDLARQAKIRLAEILQGRRVEILRQGTDRYGRTLAAIRVEGRDVGDILVDEGLARTWAGRREPWC comes from the coding sequence ATGCTCAGCCATATCGTCATCTCCGTCCTGCTCTGCACGGCTTCCTGCGAACCGGCGGAAATCCGCGTCTGGGACGGTGACTCGATCCGGCTGGGTATGGGACAGCAGTCCGAAGCTGTTCGGATATTCAACATCGACGCTCCCGAAATGGAGGGCCGCTGCATCCATGAAACCGACCTTGCCCGGCAAGCGAAGATCAGGCTGGCGGAAATCCTGCAAGGTCGGCGGGTCGAAATCCTGCGTCAGGGGACCGACCGCTATGGCCGGACCCTGGCGGCGATACGCGTCGAAGGCCGCGATGTCGGCGATATTCTCGTCGATGAAGGGCTGGCGAGAACCTGGGCCGGGCGGCGTGAGCCCTGGTGCTGA
- a CDS encoding type II toxin-antitoxin system VapC family toxin yields the protein MIAVDTSALMAIVLDEPQAETCMVAIEAADGLLISAGTVAEALIVAGRRNVGEEIAALVEGLGFEVVSVTEASARRIAEAYARWGKGVHPAGLNYGDCFAYEVASERGCPLLFVGDDFSRTDLLSVL from the coding sequence ATGATCGCCGTCGATACCTCGGCGCTGATGGCCATCGTGCTGGACGAGCCGCAGGCCGAGACCTGCATGGTGGCGATCGAGGCGGCAGACGGCCTGCTGATCTCGGCCGGAACAGTGGCCGAGGCGCTGATCGTCGCCGGGCGGCGCAATGTCGGTGAAGAGATCGCCGCCCTGGTCGAGGGCCTTGGGTTCGAGGTGGTCTCCGTCACTGAAGCCTCGGCACGCAGGATCGCCGAAGCCTATGCCCGCTGGGGCAAGGGCGTTCATCCCGCCGGACTCAACTACGGGGATTGCTTCGCCTATGAGGTCGCCAGCGAACGCGGCTGCCCGTTGCTCTTCGTCGGCGACGACTTCTCACGGACGGACCTGCTGTCGGTTCTGTGA
- a CDS encoding antirestriction protein — MALPELASQSAIRVPDERRMDFLPRLFGRRLLIIGEHTVFRFMEILSPGDYGGGLWDFYERAGQPLYLAPTSKPRCRLFCEGNGFEGEVSSDAAGIIATLFAFSHLSFRYDDDELAEGYGRLYEHAADHAEAAAIFQAID; from the coding sequence ATGGCTTTGCCCGAACTTGCTTCCCAATCCGCAATCCGCGTCCCCGACGAGCGCCGCATGGACTTCCTGCCGCGCCTTTTTGGCCGGCGCCTGCTCATCATCGGCGAGCATACCGTCTTTCGCTTCATGGAGATACTCAGCCCCGGCGATTACGGCGGCGGGCTCTGGGATTTCTACGAACGCGCCGGCCAGCCGCTCTATCTCGCGCCGACCTCAAAGCCCCGTTGCCGCCTGTTCTGCGAAGGCAACGGCTTCGAGGGCGAGGTCTCAAGCGATGCCGCCGGGATCATCGCCACGCTCTTCGCCTTCTCGCATCTTTCCTTCCGCTACGATGACGACGAACTCGCCGAGGGCTATGGTCGCCTCTACGAGCATGCCGCCGATCACGCGGAGGCGGCGGCGATTTTCCAGGCCATCGACTGA